Below is a genomic region from Xiphophorus hellerii strain 12219 chromosome 1, Xiphophorus_hellerii-4.1, whole genome shotgun sequence.
GAGACGTGAGAGACACGTGTTTTTGAAGCAATGGTTGTTTCTGTCTCTCAACACTGGCTTGACCACCTGGATAGGACGCCTCCCTAATGAGACCCAGGAGAAGGCCCAGGACACCCTGAGGGACTATTTCTTGGCTGACCTGGGAATGACTTGGGatttattcagttatttgaAAAACTAAAGTGATCTTCATTAGACCGTTAACCACGAGCTGATCAAAAGATAAAGCAGTGAAAGCCTTAACATCAGCACTCAGAAATATTCTGCAGTGGTGGCCATGACTGCAATGAACAGGTGGTGGAGCTCATGTGCAGGGCAGCGTCACATGATCTGAAGAAGAGGCAGAGGATGTCACATGCTTACCACAAACTAGTTCTACTGGGACTTTATCTGCTCGCTTCCTGAATGTCCAGATTCTGAAGTCATAATAAACAACAGTTGCTTTATTCTCCGTGTGTCCTTTCTTAAAGGTGTTTTCATGTTCTTGGTGAATGCTGCTCTTCTGTCAGGTTGATATTCAGTTGAAGTTGTTCCTTATGCAGTGAGTTGGACAGTGAATTTGAGAATTGGCTCTTGCAACAACAGAATCAGCTAAATGAACAGTTCGTGTTGAGTGTAAAAATGACTCCCCCTGACGAGTGGTCACCACAACTGAGAGGTACACTGAACATAATGAATCAACCGGGCAGGGAGccagcagagaggagagagagcaCAGACTTCTTCCTTAAGTGTTTTCATCAGCCTGAGGTGTTTCAATGTCAGCCAAATCACACAATGGCTTAAATACTGGAGGAAATACAGAGAGAGCGGCCATGTGTGTGCTTCCTGCTGTCtgcaaggacaaaaaaaaaaaaaaaaaaggtccgcTAACCGATTTACTGCACCTGCAAATATTCATactgctttcatttttattgaacattaaAGTAGTTCAATAAACTCCTTTATCAAACtcacaaaacaaaagataaatggTCAAATGGAAGACAATTCCCACAACTAAAAATGCGAAATGTGTGACAGGCCTTTGTAGGAGGTTCTCTGGTCACATGAGACTGAAACTGAACTATCTGACCTACATGCAAACTAGCCCTGATAATTTCCCTCAAACATCAAAACATCACCCCCGCAATGAAACAGTGTGGATAGGTCAATGAAAATGCGAGCAGCTATTAGAATTTCCTTTCCTCCAGAAAGTAACCTAGTCTCACAGGACTCAGCAGCAAGCAAGGGAAACTTACTCCACTGCACATGCATACAAATAGTAGCAAACCTGCTCAGGGGACAACAGgcaaataagatatttttttttataaacttttgGGCAATCTGTGCCAAAAATGAAGGGCCTGAAACCAAATGTATCCcacaattttctcatttttgttaataattttaaaaccacGTATCATTTTCTtgccactttacaattatgctcAACTGTGTGTCGGTCTATCAAGTGAAATCCTTATAAAATACACCAAAGTTTGCACCGGTAACATCTGTTGTGAGACAGTGTAGACTCCCACATACACATAGTCTGTTTTCCCAGGCTTGCCACCCACTCTGTTGTCATTAGTCTTATATTCCCCGGCATGAGAGAATGAACTGTGCACTCTGTCCCATTACTCCaactaaatgttaaattaaaccTGCTTATTTGAATAAGACCAGTGTAAACAGTGTGGATCAGACTAATGTATGGGAACCAGATGCTCTAAGAAGGATGCACACATTTTTTCAGTCGATAAGTGTGTTCGTTTTGATGCTTTAAAGCTGATTAATCCACACATGCAGAAAATACTTCTCATAGTGTGTTTATGAGCTTAACTCAGCtgctgcctttttaaaaaaatcttgttaAACTGCACTGCTCCATTCTgtgtgggcagaatacttccCCTAAAGCCTGCTTATCCTGTGTGTCCTTCCGCACAGCTGCATGTCATATATAGGGTATGCTCCtgtactattttttttcctcaaatgaTGGTGTCAGGAGGAGTTATTCACAAGCTTCCAACTTAAAGAAAGCCAGGATCCACTGCACCAATCAGTCAAAGAGCCAGATTCTCAAAAAATAGTCATTATAATTATAGGTTACGTCGACGCCATGGTCTGTACGCGTTTATTCAAGTTTACAGCCTCCCCTCTGGGCATCTAGCGGCAGGGGTCAAGCGAGACGTTCAGGGTCACGAGAGCAGCTCAGGTTGCAAGGAGGAAGGATGACATGTGATGATTGTTCACGCTTCTCCTGAACACAGTGACAAGCAATGATGAAGGTGACACATCAAACTGATCTTTCGCAAACGCTGTCCTGAATTGTGTCGCAACTATGCTATTGCACAAGAACTATGAGTTTTAAATAATAGAAAAGCAGCAAACTAGCCTGCCACGAGAGTAAAACAGGGTTTTGGCACTTATagtgttttttcttgcattgaAACTGATTGAACAGGCACTGAAGACCTGGCATATTCTAACAAACGATCATATAGAAAAATGTTCAGCTAAAAATTGTAGATCAATTTTCCACAGTGTCTTGGTTTAAAACTCTAGATTAGTGTTCCTCAAATTCAGTCCTCAGAGACTCCTCCCCTGCATATTTTAGACGCGTCTGTTCCagaacacctgattcaaatgatttccTGACCCCCCTCTGCAgtcatcaagtgctgcagaatcATGTTCATCACCCACTTATTCAAGTTAGTTGTGTGGTAGAAGGAAAACACCTAAAACACCCAGGGCAGAGGTCTCTGAGTGCTGCAGCAAGTTTGACTTCAGCGAGTACAAACGGTGACCACCATagcaaccacaaccacagcatcaaCTTCTGCTTCTACTAGTTTgctttcaaaattatttctccGTCCTTCAAAACTAGCAGCAAATTTGGTaagaaaatcaaacaacaaaaaaagaaaagtgggaggaaaaacctttaaaataatttcacatttgaTGCAACAGCACTAAAAATAAGGACtataaagacatatttttaataaaatataaaaaaataacttgtcaAACATGTCAGCTActctattaaaatgtttttaaattttaaagagtTTATGATGCCATACTCTCTATCAAGGTACCAGATTCACAGATCCTCATATCAGTAGGAATTATGTGGTCTTGTTTTCAGATTCATGTCAAACCCACCTGGGCCATTTGTTTCTGAAAAGCTCAATCTTACCTAAGCACACAATTCCAGTTAAGTATCAGCAGTAGAAAAGTTTATTGTCCCCATAAGGCAACTGGATTTGCTACAGCCACAATCACAGACACAGCAAAAATATCACACAGACAGCAGACATAGCAAAAGATAACATAAGAACAGTCTAGTTACTCACACACATTATTTTTGGTATTATTTAACTATTGTGAGTTAAAACcgtgcatgttttattttctggctTGCATAAAACCCACTGACTTTCACATATTCTTTCCTCTTCCGGTATTAGTTtctgaaaatactgaaattaaagATTAGATTATTGCAAACTGTTTAAATATCTGCACCACGGATGCCAATAAGCACGAAAGGAGCTGGAAATTTAAAGCATCTCTTTAGGAAGAAACTTCAAAAATTACTCAATTTATAATATAAGATGGAAGAAAACGTCACACCTCGACATTGAATTTATGACTGAGATTTGATATGCTATGCAGCTATAATAAATAGTTCAGTATTTGGAGGTTTTAATCAtctacaatataaaaaaaacatgctgaggAACAGTAGAAATGTATTACAATACAAATACAGTAGGTCAAGCCTCAAATTAAAGATTGTGCATAAGTTTGATCCAAAATAATTAATGCAATCACCAAAATATTTAGTGGCAGTCAATGAATGGGTGACCAGAGCTCATCAGtttaaaactatgaaaaaaaagcacagacaAGATCTAGAAATAAAGTTCTTTAAGGAAGATGTTATTTCGTTTTTCTACACTGCAAATTACACTGTACAACGCAACAATAGGAGTGTAGATGTTAAACTGGCCAGAGAACATATCCGATTTGTCtcagggaaaaacaaaaagtaaaagcgCAGGAGACCCTAAAATATTCCACAGCTTAATTCTGAACAAAAGTTAGAAAACAGCACAGTTACAACATCATGAGTTGGACTTCAAAGTGTCTAAATCCTTACAATGAGTTATTAAACTAGGACATGTTGCAACATCTGCTGACATCATGATAGCATCAGATACATCTGTATTATATTCAGTTCACCCATGCTAACCCACTATACTGATCTTAGTTTCATTTCACATTCCAACATAGTTTTTCTGGttgcagaaacatttagttGAACATAGATTAAGCACACATCAGTATGGAAATACAGTACCGAACATCCTGCTGCAGGACTGGAAtaagacactttaaaataagagGAAACAACAATTCAAGTCCAGCAGGCACATTTGGAGTAATGCGAAACCTTCTAATCAGTGACATCAACAGAGTAAAGATGTTTTGGCAGATTATCTTCTTTTATGTAATTTGGAAGCACAATCAGTTGGACAAAATATGAAGATTGCCCAACCTTTACTTCACAGTGGTAACTTTGTTACAGTACATGATAAACAGAGGTGCTACAGTAACTTGTCCTTCATTTGGTGTAACAGACTCAAGAGACATAGCAGAAGAACCATAAGTGAAACATCATTTTAAGAAGTCATCAAGTGCTCAGGTAAGTATCAGTGTAATTCAGGTAGCATCAACCCAACACCCAGAGTGCAAGTATGTAACCTAGACAATGCATCTGCAGCATCTCCATCCCAGCGCTCTCATAAGGCTTTCCTGCTCAACCGCTTCCTTCACCTCAGCGGTTCAGCCCGGTTTCACTGGTCACAGAGCGAGGTATCATCTCTCCCGCTGCACTCCACTGGCACcgtccttttcttcttctcctctcgAGTCCCGTCTCGCCTGGTGCCGCTGTGGGGTACCGTCCAAGTGCGGTGCCTCATGCTCGACAGTTggagcagcagcaacagagcGTAGTGCAGAGACGAGAGCGGATGGGCTGAGTAAAGAACACAAACATGACGCAGTTGGCTGCTCCCTGAGACGTGTTACCGATACCCTAAAGGGACACAGAAAATAGGCAGAGAGACACTTAAGTGAccaagaaaactggaaaaattctttgttttatttatttatatttttacacagttttaaaaatccTATGATGGCTAAATGTAGAAATATAGTCCCTAAAAGGGCAATATTGTGTATTTCCCAGTCAATCAAATAACcatgttactttcagttgttataaaaatgctgtacaatATCAGACCGAACTTACAAGAAATTCGACTTTCCAATTTAACGCCACTTTCTGACACTCCACCTTtacacatcatcacaacaaccATTCTTCATTAAGTCTTTAACAACTGAGAACTAGCTGTAGTggtaaaatgtaacaaaatagaCCTTAAAACGCCAAACAACTACAGTGACagagatgtttacatacactgaattAATGTTGGGCTTTTAATAATGCATGTGGCTACACAATAATACTCGGTCTTTTACAAGGCACAGAACCCATCACTCCATAAAGAAGCAAAATAAAGTACAAGCCCGCTTTGTGCATTGCAAAATGTGCAGTTACCAACATGATCGAGTCAAATGGCTTGTAGAGAACGGCTTTATGATCAGAGGAGACAAAGACAGGGTCTTTAGATGCAAACGCAAGAAGTGCGGTTGGATGAGTTGAGATTATGATTAAACCCTAAGAACATTTTACCAACTGCCAACCATGGCGGTGGTTGCATCATGCTGAGGGTATGATGCAACCACCACAGCACCACAGGTATTATGCATGCATTCAGGCTCCATATGCTAGTAACACATTGGGGGATGCCTGCAGGGTACTGCCTGTAAAAGAAGATTTTTCCATCACCAGACGTCTTTGTAGACATTATTGCATGTTGCGTTATTTTGTGCAGCTTTGATGCTGAGGGCCTTTTCACAGCCAGTACACAAAGTTGTTGGAATGATGAAGGAGGACTTCATCCAAATTCTTCTTCTTCGCTACAAATTAGCAACTCATCTGGACCGAGCTGGATgttccacacaaacacacatcagaaCTGGCCGACATTAAGCTTCAGCAATGTTCTACCGTACTGAACATTTGTAAGAACGGTGGTCCAAAATGTAGCCAGAGTTATGCCAGAAGCTTGCTGATGGCTACAAAAGGTGCAAAAAATAAGGGACATCTGACCAAATATTAGAATATGTTTGAGCACATATGTATATTGTTGAGTCTATGTTgattagagaaaatccacaataaattcagACTTATGAACTGGATtttcgcttttttttttcttaaacatggCTAATTTCACCCTAGAAAAAGAACGGCTCCGATGAATAATAATATTCAAGTTATTGATAAGTCTTCCTTTTACTGCACATGTTCTGTTGCAAGGAGTTTCAAACAGAAACCACTGGTCTATAGAGAGAAACTGCAGGATGATGGTGTGATGAGTGATGGGTTTAATCACATCCTATCTCACACTCAGGATAACAGCACATCAGCTAATGATCGCACACATACCCCCATGCTCGCCAAATACATCagacaacaaaagaaaatgactaaatatgAAAGGACGTCATCTCCACTAAAAGCAGCTATTTTCAGACTTTAAACTCACGTGTAGTGTGACCAACACCGGGTTCTGTCTGACCGGAGAGTtagccagcagcagcatgaagCGCACCGTGCTCCAGATGCGCAGGACGATGAAGATGATGGGGATGAGAGTTAGCTTGACATCTGCCATGGAGGAGAAGGACTGCGACGGAGGTCTGGTGGCCAAGATGGGACGGTATTCTGACAGGGCCGCATGCTGCACCAAAGAGAGGCCACAGATCAGGGGACGATTTACAGAagaacagggaaaaaaaagagaatgcaATGCATCATCAAGAACAACGGCTCAGATTTTCTGACAGATTGTTATTTACAGCCTGACATTGGGAGGGACACTGCAGATGCTGTAATAAAGCCAATTCATCATTCAGATGAAGTTAGGTCACTTAACTCTGGGTTTAGACTGGCTTGGTGCTTGAACTAAAAGTCCAAATTTACTTTGTGATCAATGTTTCTCCTTTAATCGGGGTTgccaaacttattttttttttaaatcaatttcatattttccacaatCCAAAGTTCCAAATTTCTTGATTAATGGTTTGAATTATTCAACTATGAATACAAATATTCATAAAGAAATTTGCACAGCCTTTAAATTGGGAATCAGAAAAATACTTACATTTTGTGATCTAATAAAAATGATGGTAGCTCAATTAATAGTGGATCTGTTATAATAACTGCTTAAAGACAATAGATCCTACTGTATATAGTCATGATGGACAAGGAAAACCGGTAACTCTTCCTCTTCAGGTTCagaagttatttaaataaaatggttGTCAGTTAAATCAGAAAACATGTGCACACATTTGCAGACAGATGGACCCCTCACCGCTCTGTGGATATGCCTCTTAATCAAGATATAGAGCACAGGAAGAGTGAGGTAGGCCAGCAACTCCCAGATCTTTCCAGTCAGCAGCATCCACAAGACCCGATCCGGAGCCTCGATCCTGACCCAGCACCAGCCCACAGACACCTCCGATGCATCGTAGCCGATCTTGTTGAGGCACACAGCGGTGACAGTGATGACCAGAGGAACGCcccagctggaaaacaaaagcaaaagcagaactAGTTTGGAGAGTCAATGTTAGTTAcctcaaatgttgtttttttttaacttaaactaagttttctatctatctatctatctatctatctatctatctatctatctatctatctatctatctatctatctatctatctatctatctatctatctatctcaaACTGTTTTGGTTTGTACATGGTAGAACCAGGAAAGCTTTTGGAGAGGAGCTAAAAATAACGAATTTGGAAGATGAAAAAACTCACAGAAGAGATCATTATAACCATTTTGAGCCTGGAGAAATCTGACTGGGACTGAACATGTGTCCTGATgtgttcagttaaataaaatttatggGGTTGAAAGGTAAAAAGATTTGATAGGTTTCTCTAATCTCTCTCCAATCTTTGTGGACGAGGTcaccgaggtggttaaaaagctcctcggcggcagggccccgggggtggacgAGACCTGCcaggagttccttaaggctctggatgttgtcgggttgtgttggctgacgcgactgcGATTCGACAGTTGGAAATTTGGCTCGTtttcgctttttacgtcgccatcgtaactCAGAATCCCACTAAAAGTAATGGCTCCCTTCTCGGCATCGAGACGCACGTCTTcgataccacttttgtggggtTGCACGCAGCGGTGCGAGCCGCGTTaacggtgatggaagaaaaataaataaagatgtaaaataaagagacattccgttgggtgtagaacaataggtgcctgccatgcaatgcatggaggctGTGACTGACTTGCTCTCCCTAGCCTGGACTAACTTTCAAAAAGTTTCCATGGAAACCGTAACGCGCTGGAGTAGCTCCACTTTACGCTAGTACAGTTAGTGATATTCCCATTCCTAATGCTAGCTAAAACCCCTATATGACATTTGAAACTAAGGCATAAATCAAGCCAAAAGTCGTACTTCAGTATTTGCCAGTTTAACCGCTTTCCCGCAAAACTTCCCAACATGCCCCAGACTGCGCTCGGTTTCTCTGGGAAGCTACTTTTACAGCTAGCTTAGACTGGTTCCACGGCGATATCCATACCTGACCAGGTGGAAGAGCACTACCAGGCTGTCGGCGACCCTCTGGCTGGACCTGACGATGAAGACGTAGAGGTACACGGCGATGGACACGGTCCAGAAGAAACTGCTGGTGTTCGAGAAAGTGGATATGGCTCCCTGAGCGACGCACTCGGTCGAGTCGCTGCGGAAAACACTCCAGACTCCGAAGGCGTAGGAGACGGCCGACAGCCAGTCGGTCACCGAGAGGAACACCAGCAGCCTCCGCGGGGTGGTCCTCAGGTCCGTCCAGATAATGTGTGTGAGGATGATGAGAGAGGAGCCCAGGAAGGACAGCGCGCAGGTACACAACACCACCACCCGCTCTGACAAATACACCTCTGTCTGGTTCCCGTTGGCCATAGTTTACAGCGAAAACTGGCTGCTAGATCAGACTTTGCCCAAACACTTctgggagcagcagcagcagcagattagTGCTAGATGTTATCATGATTTCCCTCGAAGGCAGTGTAAGTTTAAAACTTCCAGTCCAGACGAggcaaacaaaactttttcgcCCAGCGTCTAAGCCCTCCCTCCCCGCACGCCTACTGTTTGCACCAACCGGAACCCAAAGCAGAAGTCAGTCAGCTGGTAAAGGGAagaaacaagtttatttttgtccgcagatttttttttttacttagctAGTTACAGCTCTTGTATCACCGTGTGACACATGAcgttttggctaaaacatctattttttaattgatctaAAACGTGACCCACGAAtcaagaaaatgtttagaaaaattgttttcacatctcaaagtttcacatttttacagtgGCGTCACCAAGTGGGGCTTACGGGGCAGTGGTCACcttatatttatgaaaatcatttttctgtccGTCATTACATGCTGCGTTTGAATCTCCTTCTCTCATTGGTTCACTTTCCCGGTGTTGACTTTTGTTTTCCAAGTTAATATTTAGTTCTGG
It encodes:
- the gpr157 gene encoding G-protein coupled receptor 157; the encoded protein is MANGNQTEVYLSERVVVLCTCALSFLGSSLIILTHIIWTDLRTTPRRLLVFLSVTDWLSAVSYAFGVWSVFRSDSTECVAQGAISTFSNTSSFFWTVSIAVYLYVFIVRSSQRVADSLVVLFHLVSWGVPLVITVTAVCLNKIGYDASEVSVGWCWVRIEAPDRVLWMLLTGKIWELLAYLTLPVLYILIKRHIHRAHAALSEYRPILATRPPSQSFSSMADVKLTLIPIIFIVLRIWSTVRFMLLLANSPVRQNPVLVTLHGIGNTSQGAANCVMFVFFTQPIRSRLCTTLCCCCSNCRA